TACGTAGGTGAGGATTTGGCTTAATCTGTGCGTATGGCAATCTCCCATGTACGAAGCTGACCAATATTATAAACAAATTTACAATATTTTATTAgaaatttaataaatcaattcaaAATAGTACACAATGGAGTACTAATTTAACAGACCAAGGTATAAATTAACTTAATAATTACGTGTTTAACAACTAAATTGGAACGTAATTCCTCACCTATGGTAATCATCAGCATCAACATCATACCCTAATGCCTGCAAATCCAATATACAATTAAGTCaataatctatacctagtatttaaaaaggaaaaccacaatttattagatgacatgtgtcaataCATTTGATTAGATAACATATGTCATCCATTCTTTCCTCCATCAAtttggtttttattttattttttctttgttgtttgatatattatacaACTCCAATCGATTCTTTCAATCCATCTTCCTCATAAAACATCAATTCACTAATCCattcattcaacattttccACTCCATCTTTCcgattaacactcaatattaataaactatttaatttatgtattaattaaacttttAAAATTTACCTCTATTTAATCATATATTCTATCTAAAATCACACGCTCAATAAAATTTGAACTTAAAAAGATAAACTAAATACAGAGTAACCACTACACAATcgcccgttctttgaacgggctcaaaagctagttataaTTAATCAACTACGGTCTACGGAGTATTATTATCATCaatcaattattattattattattattattttattattaatattattataaagAAGCGATTACACAAAGTTAGATGGGAGCCTAGCTACTAATTTTGATCCAACacccttattattattattattataattattatttattacagaGTATTATCGATGTATTGTGATGTTTACTTGTTCTTTCAAATCATAGCGTAATCATAATAAGATGGATTAAAGAAATGGTCAAGTAATAAAAATGGTACGTTAAGGTTTGATCAAATGTTCTGATTAGAAACGTACTAGTCAATTTTTAACCTTTACGAATTATGCAACACTACGTatgttttcttttatttatttattaatatttggTCTAACAAGTAAATCTCGTTTGAGAATCTTAAAGTTCGTTACAGTTAATTAGAGTacctaaaaaaaaatatacgaagtatatttttcATGTATCTAAAAGTATCTCAATTTTCATAAAGAAACGAGCTCTCgcaaatattgttgtacaattcttgttaatgtaatcaatgataaaatgcaattttgttatattattAGGGTTCATCAAAACTTTcgcgtgcgtcctcaaatttctatcataGTATCAGAGCCGCAAAAGTGATTACGACAAAATTGAAGACCGAAGACCCAAGACATGAAGGGTTACAAGATTTGAAGAAATTATGGAAGAGAAAAGAGTGATGGGTGGTGACATGAGCaccacaacaaaagaaaaaaaaaatggagaaacAAATGACAATGgagaaaatgaagaagaaaatttTGAAGCTTGCTAATGACAAGAGCATTAGCGGGATAGTTGGTGACATGAGTaccaataacaaaataaaatttgaagaaaaattTCAAGAGATGACTGGTGACATGTGTATCAGTGGGATAGTTGGTAACATGGATACCAACGAGAAAATGATCAAGACTAATAAAAGATATCGATAAGATGGAGGTTGGTAACACGGGTGCCAACATTAATAAAACTCGAGCATTCATGACGATTGGTGGTTGGTGACAAGTGCATCAACGAgatttttgaaatataaaatatttttaaagtacaagatttttctagattaaggGGGAGTGTTAGATGTTACTCTAGAAAAATCTTCATGAGTAATGGAAAATCAAGTGATGGTGTATCTAGAAGCATCTAGGACATGTGATGTGAAATTATGTAATATTAGATaagtgtagaaaaatctagaaagtAGGATACACCAACTATAAATAAGTTGTATGCATAAGTTGAGATAGTGAGCCAATCAAGAGCTCCCACAAATATGAGGGGTAGAAATAAGGGTTCTACCAAAGAGATAAGTGAGAGACATGAGCTCTCGCAAATATGGTTGTACAATTCTTGTTAATGTAATCAATGATAAAATGcaattttgttatattattAGGGTCCATCAAAACTTCCGCGTGCGTCCTTAAATTTCTATCAATTATTATATCGGTTTCTCCCTGAAAAAAGTTTGACTGTACATTTTCcctattttgtatattttttaatatgttatttaaatgttattGTGTGAGTTTTTTTTTGAGTTGTCTCATTTTAAATTATCaacttttcatttttcttatatAAAATTAAACATATCAATAGTCATATTTTATATTAGAGTCCGTATAAATAGTTTAGTTGTAAATACATTACTACAAAAAGTGAAATAAGAAACACAAGCTAGAGAACGGTCTAGTGAGATGAGCGATTTTCACCATTATAGAAAACGAAAACGTCTTTCATTGATCATTGTTGTATTGAAAATAGAATAGACAACGCCTTTCTCAAATACCCGTTTaccacaataaaataaaaaatacttcttctattcttatttatatgacacaattgaggttttgacactattcaaACAAGTTTCTTTGGTTTCCATTTGTGATTTATATCTAAGAAAAAACATAatcgtgtggggtcttgtttatttgtctcaataaatattttttaaatattaaattttttataatttttattattcacaatggtagatattaatgtttgaaatcgtgtatCGGCAAACGtgactaaataattgtgtcatataaataaaaacagaggaagtatattgtTTATAGAATAGAGAACGGTTTTCTCATGTATCGTTAAGGCTCTGTTCTGTTcgccttattttcacttatttcaggaaaaataagttcagataagataagttcaggaaaaataagggttggccaagtacaatttataactaaaataagttttgataagttctaataagttcagataagttcagttaagttaagataagttcagataagataagttcaggaaaaataagtagaaatcaggtgaatagaacgcaacctatcttttacaaaaaaaattacaaacccATAATTGTagccttttttttcttttttttcatcCTTTTTTTAACTTCATCTTCTCTCACCTCTTCATTTTTCGTTCCCTCATAAAGAGTAGTTATatacttatattattatattaacaaTTTCTCCATAATTGTATTTTTTCCATTAATTCCTTCTTAAAAATTTTGTAATCCTTTAATTAATAAGGTAAATTAAATACTAACCCGTAATCCAGCAAGTGTGCTACCATAAGATTTGAAGAGTTCAACACGAAGAGACGAAGCTTGATCAGTTGTGAACCCAAGTTTCTCCACCAAAAAATCTGCATATATAAGTTTTtaataattgattaataaaataaaatcttcaatcatcatattattattattaatatttattattaatgaaAGAACCTTGAATATTCTGTTTGAGAGCAAGACCAATTCCAGTGTGGGAAGAATACAGAGTATCATCCAAATCTGcgtaataaattaatttaagcatcatttaatttaatttccatCTTTTTTTAATTTCCATCTTTAAATGTACTATTattagtaaataaataaatagaaaattaaaacatgacacaagtaaaaagtaaaaatattaaGCATCTATCATCATTGACTAAAAAGTTGATCATATTAACTTATTAAGTAAGTAGTTAATTACCAAACATAACACAATCAAAGGGGGAGGAGGTGGATGATCGTGATAGCTTTCCAAAATCCATCAAAAAAAACAGGGGAATTATAAACAAaatgtgattttattttttattttttttttgagggaaaaatgtgaaattaaatttgaagAATATATTGTTTTTGTATAAGAGAGACAATAAGCAAGTAGGAGCTTTTAGGGAGGAGGGAGGAGGGAGGAGGGAGGAGTAGGTATttataggagagagaaaatggaggaTGAGGATGAAAATGATGAGAATGTTGATTGCTGACTCACTTTcacatttgattttttttcatgGTGGGCCCTCATTGATAAGTTTTTTTTATGGTGGACCCACATTTGATAAGTTGTTGCCCTGTTTGACAATTGGTTGTTGGTTGTTGGTCGGTGGCTGTTTTACTTGGCTTGTTTGACTAACTGTTTGTCTATTTAACTGCAGATTTTCtaaaaatgtgtttggtaaaGTTGGATGTTGACTACTAGCTGTATCATAAAATGTACTTAGTAAAATGAAAAGGGCAACAACCAATGTAAAAAGCTACTCTTACTAGTTTTTAGATTTTGGCAGAAAAGCCGACTTTTTAGCCAAGGAAAAAGCCAACTTACCAAacatctatattggttgtttgaCAGCATGAAAAAATCAAAAGCCAAAAGCCAATGAAAAAGCAAATAAAAAGCCAATTAACAAACAAGCCATTGTTGTTTAGGCTATGTTCTATTGGACGTATTTTGACTGAATTATATTATATGAACCtaactgaatttatctgaactttttTAATgtgaaaataaattattttatctgaaataaacttacttttgcgtgtgaaaatgtctgaaaaaaaattatttttgctgaacttatattatctgaacttaagtAAACTTATCCGAACTTATTTTGTCAATACAAAACCTTAATGACTTTTACATTTGATAAGTTTTTTTTATGGTGGGCCCTCATtgataaatttttttgtttttatggtGGACCCACATTTGATAAGTTATTGTGGTTTGCTTATTATTATGGACTATGCTTTGAAGTTTGACAAGCATATTTAACGTTTCATATTCCAGCAACAAGTGCACTGTGGCCCCACACGTTGTACGTATACTTGTATATCTTTGTTACACGTTTATTTTGCAACtctactaatttttttttttttttttttacatgaacTACTAAAAAGTTGTTCCTTTTGAGATTAATATTTTCTTTGATATTCTTAATATTCCTTATTAAATTAGATAATCAGTCTTTTTTTTCCTCataaaatgaataaaaagatgAATATCAGAAAGGGTAAGAACAATTATTGTTTAAAAAACCAAAGATTAAATAAATCCCTATTCTATTATGGGGGAAGTGTAAATAAATGATTTTACACGAGTAGTAGTATATATTTGCTCTATATTTTTGAGGAGCAAAACATCTTGGTTTACCGCACGAAGAAGAAGATGGAgagaaatttcaaaacaatccCCTTAATTGACATATCAAGTGACATTCTCGTAATTATAATGAAAAAATATACTTAATATATTGGGATGGTATGTCAAtttaaaatatcaaatatattgaGATGGTATGTCAATTTTTAGATGGTATGTCAATCCCAATTTCATTGTAAAAATTGATATATTGGGATTGATATATTGTACCATCTAAAAATTAGGATGTacaatatatttgatatttaaaaaaaataaaaataaaagaaaataattttaatatagAAAGAGATTGTATATTTAAATATGTCGAATTTGTATATTTTCACATTTTATTTACGAAAATACCCTTTGATATATCATGAAGATTGAGAGTGAATTTTAGATCTACAAATGAGAATAAAGCAGACAACTTAAAGAGTTTTTAGGGATTTTAGAGTCAAATGGGCTGGACTTTGAGCATTTCAATTACAAGTTAGTGAATTAGAATATCttttaacccaaaaaaaaagtccAGTGGGGTAAGTCAGTAATGAATAATGACACTTGCAACTTTTGGAACCCGAACCAGTACCGGCGAGATTGGGTCCGGGTCCGGAACCGGCAGGACCTTCGCGGTTCCGGTTCCAGGATCGGGTACCCGTTCTTTTTGCTCACCCCTAATTAGATATTTAGCGTCTCGAAAACATACtgaataataatatttatttagcACCCAAGAAAAAGTCTCGAAAACATACTGgacaatattatttatttagctatgaatacaaaaaataatatataaatattCCTTTTCAGGAAACAAATTACATAAAACAATTTGTGGGGTATATAATCAAATTAACAACTTCATTAAATCAATTTATAAAATAACAAATACTAAAGACGGTGTATTATAGGCTTATAGCCTTCATTTTATGAACTATCTAATTCGTCTCTTAAATGCCATTTTAGTCGATCTTTGTAAAAATAGATGTTGTTTGAATCAAGGGGCGCAATTTCATAAAAAAACAGATGTTATTCGAAACTTACTTATATGACCATGAGACgcattcacaaaaaaaaaattagaggtTTCCAAGACATAGTTCCGTAACCTCCAACTTTGGTAAAAAACGATGTATTAACCTTCATTTTTTTGCAAACTTGAACATGTTTAACACGTTAATATTCTAAAAGTTTAAATTGTGTGCACGTTTAATATAACCGGGGGCATATTACAAGTTTTAAGCACCAATTATGTTACATCTAATATCGACACACTATCAACCGTTTCTAACAATTAAATTCGGCACACCATTTGAAATacgacaacttttgtgtaagactgtCATACCGAAAATGTCGATTTgactgcttaactaattggatctAATGGTAGAGTGGTagactaattagtttcattgcttaactaattggtttcatgcttaactaattagatccaatatttaactaattattagtttcaatgcttaactaattggtttcattacttaactaattgttttcattgtttaacttatatgacaccaaaaCGATCTTTTATATAAGACTGCCTTATATAAAAGCTTGTATTTTAAATGTTGAAGAAATGCACACTATAATTTCCTAAAAACTATGCAAATCATTTAGTTGATTTTTGCTCACCATTCCATATCTTTAAGTTCTcaaaaatgttaaaaataataaagtaaaaaTGACAATATGATTTCCTCTTAGTAAACCACGTCATGTGTCATTACATCCACATAAGAACGTAACAAACCTCAACCTCAATATCTTCTTTCCTTTTCCTTAGACACTTATCTTTCTCTCTCACAAAATACAACCAATTTTCCTCCCAAAATTTAGTAAACTCCCCAAATTTGACATCAAAACACCCTTTAAAAAAGCCGGTTCGAATCCTCTGTCCCAAAATCGTGTCTCGTTCTTTATCCCACTCGGCCGATAACCGGCAAAATGTTCTTAAATTTTAGACAATTGAATTGTTTAGCCATTATGGTTATCTTAGGTGCTAGTGGCATGGTTAGTCTTGGAGATTTTGGTATATTTGTTTTCTCAACTATTTACATGTGTTTTCTCTCCAAGTTTGCCTTCCCTACTAACAACtctcaagatcaagcccaacaaAAACCCGTTTTCGACCCGAATAGCACGATTCTCGGCCTTTATATCCTATTTGCCGCGGTTATCGGGCTTTTTTTACCCATTTTGTACATACTTTATGGCATCTTAGAAGGTGACAAAGATGGGATCAAAGCAGCTGGTCCTCATGTTTTTCTCCTAACAAGTCAAGTTTTCATGGAAGGTGTTTCGGTTTCGGACCGTTTCTCGTTGCCTATTCGGGTTTTTATACCCGTTTTCTTTAATTCGTGTAGGTTAATCACTCTTAAAGAGTGGCTTATAGAGGAGATGTTGAAGGTTGGGGAAGATA
This genomic stretch from Spinacia oleracea cultivar Varoflay chromosome 3, BTI_SOV_V1, whole genome shotgun sequence harbors:
- the LOC110784076 gene encoding uncharacterized protein; its protein translation is MFLNFRQLNCLAIMVILGASGMVSLGDFGIFVFSTIYMCFLSKFAFPTNNSQDQAQQKPVFDPNSTILGLYILFAAVIGLFLPILYILYGILEGDKDGIKAAGPHVFLLTSQVFMEGVSVSDRFSLPIRVFIPVFFNSCRLITLKEWLIEEMLKVGEDKYGGCYVRLCVGRVLAVANLVFWSYNLLGFLLPVYLPKAFKKYYSSNGSSTSKED